A single Arachidicoccus sp. BS20 DNA region contains:
- the murA gene encoding UDP-N-acetylglucosamine 1-carboxyvinyltransferase yields MSSFEVIGGNKLRGDIIPQGAKNEALQIISAVLLTSEEVLINNIPDILDVNLLIELLRDLGVKVNRIDRHACAFKADDVNVDYLSSEAFRKKGSKLRGSVMLAGPMLARFKKAFIPKPGGDKIGRRGVDTHIIGFQKLGADFRYNPETFCLEFTTQGLQGTYMMLDEPSVTGTANVLMAAVLAKGKTEIYNAACEPYLQQLSKMLNRMGAKISGIGSNLLIVEGVESLSGTEHSMLPDMIEIGSFIGLAAMTQSELTIKNAGIEHLGIIPDKFKKLGIQMEFRGDDIYIPEQSHYEISTYMDGGILTIYDNPWPGFTPDLISIVLVTAIQAKGSVLIHQKMFESRLFFTDKLIDMGAQIILCDPHRATVIGLDRKFQLRGITMSSPDIRAGQALLIAALSAEGKSTIQNIEQIDRGYQNIDKRLNALGAQIKRVD; encoded by the coding sequence ATGTCATCATTTGAAGTTATTGGAGGGAATAAATTGCGTGGCGATATTATTCCGCAGGGGGCGAAAAACGAGGCGTTGCAAATCATTTCGGCGGTATTGCTTACTTCGGAAGAAGTATTAATCAACAACATTCCCGATATTCTCGATGTAAATTTATTGATAGAATTGTTACGGGATTTAGGTGTAAAAGTCAATCGCATTGACCGGCACGCTTGCGCTTTCAAAGCCGATGACGTGAATGTCGATTATCTTTCTTCGGAAGCATTCCGCAAAAAAGGAAGCAAGTTGCGCGGCAGCGTAATGCTTGCGGGACCAATGCTTGCGCGGTTTAAGAAAGCGTTTATTCCAAAACCCGGCGGCGACAAAATCGGTAGGCGGGGAGTGGATACGCATATAATCGGTTTTCAAAAATTAGGCGCAGATTTCCGTTACAATCCCGAAACTTTTTGTTTGGAATTTACAACACAAGGTTTGCAAGGAACGTATATGATGCTCGATGAACCTTCGGTTACAGGAACGGCAAATGTACTGATGGCGGCGGTTTTGGCAAAAGGCAAAACCGAAATTTATAACGCAGCGTGCGAGCCATACTTGCAACAGCTCAGTAAAATGCTCAACAGAATGGGCGCAAAAATTTCTGGCATTGGAAGTAATTTACTGATTGTCGAAGGCGTTGAAAGTCTTAGCGGCACGGAACACTCCATGTTGCCGGATATGATTGAAATAGGCAGTTTTATAGGGCTTGCAGCCATGACGCAAAGTGAACTCACGATTAAAAATGCGGGCATTGAGCATCTCGGTATTATTCCTGATAAGTTCAAAAAACTCGGTATTCAAATGGAATTTCGCGGCGATGATATTTATATTCCCGAACAAAGCCATTACGAAATAAGCACTTATATGGACGGAGGCATTCTCACAATATACGACAATCCTTGGCCCGGGTTCACACCCGATCTAATCAGCATTGTTTTGGTAACGGCAATTCAGGCAAAAGGCAGCGTGCTCATTCATCAGAAAATGTTTGAAAGCCGTTTGTTCTTCACCGATAAATTAATTGATATGGGCGCGCAGATTATTCTCTGCGACCCGCACCGCGCCACAGTTATAGGGCTTGACAGAAAATTTCAGCTGCGCGGCATTACTATGAGTAGCCCCGATATTCGCGCCGGGCAAGCATTGCTGATTGCAGCCTTGAGCGCCGAAGGAAAAAGCACTATTCAAAACATTGAACAAATCGACCGAGGTTATCAAAATATCGATAAACGGTTGAATGCGTTGGGCGCGCAGATTAAGAGAGTTGACTAA
- a CDS encoding DUF1572 family protein: MQLENNFLESVISRFESYKTMGDKTLAQLSEEECFYRQSAAVNSVAIIIRHMHGNMLSRWTNFLMEDGEKSWRNRDTEFADFRCTKKELVAMWDEGWNCLLDTLKNLHSEDLGKEITIRTEPLKVYDAILRQLMHYSYHVGQIVLLGKILKDASWQSLSIPVGKSNEFNTQMGMK, encoded by the coding sequence ATGCAATTAGAAAATAATTTCTTAGAAAGTGTCATCAGCCGTTTTGAATCATACAAAACAATGGGCGACAAAACTCTCGCACAACTTTCGGAAGAAGAATGTTTTTACAGGCAGTCAGCAGCGGTCAACAGCGTTGCTATCATCATTCGGCACATGCACGGCAATATGCTTAGCCGATGGACGAATTTTTTAATGGAAGACGGCGAAAAATCTTGGCGCAACAGAGATACAGAATTTGCCGATTTTCGTTGTACAAAGAAAGAATTAGTTGCCATGTGGGACGAAGGGTGGAATTGTTTACTGGATACTTTAAAAAATTTGCATTCAGAGGATTTGGGAAAAGAAATAACCATTCGCACAGAGCCTTTGAAAGTTTATGACGCCATACTAAGACAACTGATGCATTACAGCTATCATGTTGGTCAGATTGTTTTATTGGGCAAAATACTAAAAGATGCTTCGTGGCAATCATTATCAATTCCGGTGGGGAAAAGCAATGAGTTCAATACACAAATGGGCATGAAATGA
- a CDS encoding putative signal transducing protein produces MAKFITVYSSMSFSEIYLVRHLLEEHGIFCFTKDELLAQTAPYLTAYSNGIQLQVEEKDIIEAVSILQEHGYLAPKIEKRFNETKVVAILFAVLIILMVVYLWRKGLL; encoded by the coding sequence ATGGCAAAATTTATAACTGTCTATTCAAGCATGAGTTTTTCCGAAATATACCTTGTGCGGCATCTGTTGGAGGAACACGGAATTTTTTGTTTTACCAAAGATGAATTGCTTGCGCAAACAGCACCCTATCTTACCGCATACAGCAACGGAATCCAATTGCAAGTTGAAGAAAAGGATATTATAGAAGCAGTTTCCATTCTACAGGAACATGGTTATCTCGCACCGAAAATTGAAAAGAGATTCAACGAAACTAAAGTAGTAGCCATTCTGTTCGCAGTATTAATTATTTTAATGGTCGTGTACTTATGGAGAAAAGGATTGTTGTAA
- the mnmA gene encoding tRNA 2-thiouridine(34) synthase MnmA, with amino-acid sequence MSKGKVLVAMSGGIDSTVVALMLHKQGYEVIGITMKTWDYASSGSSSKETGCCNVDSFNDARMAAVQHGFPHFILDIRDEFGDFVVENFVEEYLAGRTPNPCVMCNTHIKWRALLKRADALGCDFIATGHYANIRQHENSRYYLSKGLDETKDQSYVLWGLEQDLLSRTLLPLGKYLKSEIRQMAADYGYPELAKKSESYEICFVPDNDYRGFLKRRVNGLEEKVAGGLFVDKNGKILGKHNGYPFYTIGQRKGLVAVGHPVYVTAINPETNTVVLGDEEDLAKTELTVGKINWQKYPNVENGREVLTKIRYKDKGTFGELFNENGQIKVRLFNNASGIAPGQSAVFYEGDDVIGGGIIQREIPF; translated from the coding sequence GTGAGTAAAGGAAAAGTTTTGGTAGCCATGAGCGGCGGAATTGACAGCACTGTTGTTGCATTAATGTTGCACAAGCAGGGCTATGAGGTTATTGGCATTACCATGAAAACATGGGATTACGCGAGCAGCGGCAGCAGTTCCAAAGAAACAGGCTGTTGTAATGTGGACAGCTTTAACGATGCGCGCATGGCTGCGGTGCAACACGGTTTTCCGCATTTTATTTTGGATATACGCGACGAGTTCGGCGATTTTGTGGTAGAGAATTTTGTGGAAGAATATTTGGCTGGTCGCACACCAAATCCATGTGTCATGTGCAACACGCATATCAAATGGCGCGCTTTACTGAAACGAGCAGACGCTTTGGGTTGCGACTTTATTGCGACAGGACATTATGCAAATATCCGTCAGCATGAAAACAGCAGATATTATTTAAGCAAAGGCTTGGACGAAACCAAAGACCAAAGTTACGTGCTTTGGGGCTTGGAGCAGGATTTGCTTAGCAGAACCTTATTGCCTTTGGGAAAATATCTGAAATCCGAAATTCGTCAGATGGCGGCGGATTATGGTTATCCCGAGTTGGCGAAGAAAAGCGAAAGTTATGAAATCTGTTTTGTGCCGGACAATGATTATCGCGGCTTTCTGAAACGCAGAGTAAACGGGCTTGAAGAGAAAGTTGCAGGCGGATTGTTTGTAGATAAAAACGGAAAAATTTTGGGCAAGCACAACGGTTATCCTTTCTACACAATTGGTCAGCGCAAAGGTTTGGTGGCGGTTGGTCATCCGGTGTATGTAACGGCGATTAATCCCGAAACAAACACAGTTGTTTTGGGCGATGAAGAAGATTTGGCTAAGACAGAACTGACGGTAGGAAAAATCAACTGGCAAAAATATCCCAATGTTGAAAACGGTAGGGAAGTACTTACAAAAATCCGTTATAAAGACAAAGGAACATTCGGCGAATTATTCAATGAAAACGGACAAATCAAAGTGCGCTTATTCAACAACGCTTCAGGCATCGCGCCCGGGCAAAGCGCTGTGTTTTACGAAGGCGACGATGTAATTGGCGGCGGTATTATTCAGCGGGAAATACCGTTTTAA
- a CDS encoding helix-turn-helix domain-containing protein translates to MPDDFLDFNADDLNDFDAFCTKATQKIQSLLPKEIDERKRKLFELIFATNGELSVKELSEKVYWSARQINQYFNKQFGLSLKAYCNILRFQASLSHIKEGQLFPQLNYYDQSYFIKEIKRLSGASPKELFKNENDRFLQFLVDDTG, encoded by the coding sequence TTGCCGGATGACTTTTTGGATTTCAACGCAGATGATTTGAACGATTTTGACGCATTCTGCACAAAAGCAACGCAAAAAATCCAATCGCTTTTACCAAAAGAAATAGACGAACGAAAACGTAAATTGTTTGAATTGATTTTTGCAACCAACGGAGAACTTTCCGTGAAAGAACTTTCCGAAAAAGTGTATTGGAGCGCGCGGCAAATCAATCAGTATTTCAACAAGCAGTTCGGGCTTTCATTAAAAGCATATTGCAATATTCTTCGTTTCCAGGCTTCTCTTTCGCATATCAAAGAAGGCCAGCTTTTTCCGCAGCTCAACTATTACGACCAATCGTATTTCATCAAAGAAATCAAAAGGCTTTCCGGCGCTTCGCCCAAAGAATTATTTAAAAATGAAAATGACCGGTTTTTACAATTTTTGGTTGACGATACAGGATAA
- a CDS encoding Crp/Fnr family transcriptional regulator codes for MSDLPNTTLQHIYRSNILTSKILEEVFRAHTEVVFQKNEFLLKEDQTANEYYCLENGLVRSFVHDYKGNDITTQFFCNNEIVIEVNSLFLQIPAKENIQALTPCKCWKITLEDFQHLYQTIPEIAEWGRAWMSQRLFLLKQCSVSMITDSATDRYLALQKEHPQILREAPIKDIASYLGITDTSLSRIRKEVAKA; via the coding sequence ATGAGCGACTTGCCAAATACAACTTTGCAACACATTTATCGCAGCAACATCCTGACCAGTAAAATACTGGAAGAAGTTTTTCGGGCACATACAGAAGTAGTTTTTCAGAAAAACGAATTTCTATTAAAAGAAGACCAGACTGCCAACGAATATTATTGTCTTGAAAACGGTTTGGTTCGTTCATTTGTTCACGATTACAAAGGCAACGATATTACCACACAGTTTTTCTGCAACAATGAAATTGTGATTGAAGTCAATTCCTTGTTTTTGCAAATACCTGCAAAAGAAAATATCCAAGCATTGACACCATGCAAATGCTGGAAGATTACGCTCGAAGACTTTCAACACTTATATCAAACCATTCCGGAAATTGCCGAATGGGGACGCGCATGGATGTCGCAACGGCTGTTCTTATTAAAACAATGTTCCGTTTCTATGATTACAGACTCGGCAACCGACAGGTATCTGGCTTTGCAAAAAGAACATCCGCAAATTTTAAGAGAAGCGCCCATCAAAGATATCGCTTCTTATCTTGGTATTACCGACACTTCACTAAGCAGAATAAGAAAAGAAGTAGCAAAAGCGTAA
- a CDS encoding VOC family protein gives MAHTSIYLNFNGNAEEAFNHYKTVFGAEFSTPLIRMKDIPAQPGMPELSEADKNKVMHVALPILGGTQIMASDMLESFGHKLVEGNNVTISLNPDTKAEADRLYKELSTGITDGVAPHDEFWGYWGTCKDKFGVRWMFNVSNQQ, from the coding sequence ATGGCACACACATCCATCTATCTGAACTTTAATGGCAATGCCGAAGAAGCATTTAACCATTACAAAACAGTTTTCGGAGCAGAATTTTCAACACCGCTGATAAGAATGAAAGACATTCCTGCACAGCCCGGAATGCCCGAACTTTCAGAAGCCGACAAAAACAAAGTAATGCACGTTGCATTACCCATTCTCGGCGGCACACAAATTATGGCGAGCGATATGCTGGAAAGTTTTGGGCATAAACTGGTAGAAGGCAACAATGTTACTATCAGCTTAAATCCCGACACAAAAGCCGAAGCCGATCGCTTATACAAAGAACTTTCAACAGGCATCACGGACGGCGTTGCTCCGCACGATGAATTTTGGGGTTATTGGGGAACTTGTAAAGATAAGTTTGGCGTTCGTTGGATGTTCAATGTTTCAAATCAACAATAA
- a CDS encoding alpha/beta fold hydrolase, with amino-acid sequence MATATTDKLTFDSGYSEVNGLKMYYEIYGQGKPLVLIHGGGSTIQSNFEKVIPLFAKDKKVIAVELQAHGRTSDRNADLTFEQDADDIATLLKNLNIDKADFFGFSNGGTTTLQIAIRHSVIVNKIVVGSALAKRNGVPDWFWDFMKQAKLENMPEQLKTAYKQVAPDTNGLQIMHDRDAKRMVNFKDISDEQIKSIKVPTLIIIADKDVITPEHAIELHRQIANSELAIIPGGHGEYIGEITTLKPDTKESDFVVPMIEKFLNK; translated from the coding sequence ATGGCGACAGCAACGACAGACAAATTGACTTTTGACAGCGGATATTCCGAAGTGAACGGATTGAAAATGTATTACGAAATTTATGGACAAGGCAAACCGCTTGTTCTTATTCACGGTGGCGGCTCGACCATTCAATCCAATTTTGAGAAAGTTATTCCGTTGTTCGCAAAAGACAAAAAAGTAATTGCCGTTGAATTACAAGCACACGGACGGACAAGCGACAGAAACGCAGACTTGACATTTGAGCAAGATGCAGACGACATTGCAACGCTTCTTAAAAATCTAAATATTGACAAAGCGGACTTTTTCGGTTTCAGCAACGGTGGAACAACAACTTTGCAAATTGCAATCAGACACTCAGTAATCGTAAATAAAATTGTTGTTGGTTCTGCACTTGCAAAACGCAATGGAGTTCCAGATTGGTTTTGGGATTTTATGAAACAAGCGAAATTGGAAAATATGCCCGAACAACTGAAAACGGCATACAAACAAGTCGCGCCCGACACAAATGGTTTGCAAATAATGCACGACAGAGATGCAAAACGAATGGTAAATTTCAAAGACATTTCGGACGAACAAATAAAATCAATTAAAGTGCCGACCTTAATCATCATTGCCGACAAAGACGTAATTACGCCCGAACACGCTATTGAATTGCACAGACAAATTGCAAACTCTGAACTTGCAATAATTCCGGGCGGGCACGGAGAATATATTGGCGAAATCACAACACTAAAACCGGACACAAAAGAAAGTGATTTTGTTGTACCGATGATTGAAAAGTTTTTGAACAAATAA
- a CDS encoding VOC family protein gives MATHFAPELHIPKGTLNIDFYTRFGATEHFCFRNDDGSIHVAELEINGAVFHLHETMRWFDALEPVNAKGVTAVIGLFVDDVHEVFNRAISAGATEISPVTDHEYGYRQGMFKDPFGHYWQIQKKI, from the coding sequence ATGGCAACACATTTCGCACCCGAACTGCATATTCCGAAAGGCACGTTAAACATTGATTTTTACACCAGGTTCGGAGCAACGGAACATTTTTGTTTTCGCAACGATGACGGAAGCATTCATGTTGCAGAGTTGGAAATAAACGGCGCTGTTTTTCATCTGCACGAAACTATGCGTTGGTTTGATGCGCTTGAACCTGTAAATGCCAAAGGCGTAACAGCGGTTATCGGTTTGTTTGTGGACGATGTTCACGAAGTTTTTAACCGCGCCATTTCCGCGGGTGCAACAGAAATCAGCCCTGTGACAGACCACGAATATGGTTACAGGCAAGGAATGTTTAAAGACCCGTTCGGGCACTATTGGCAAATACAGAAAAAAATATAA
- a CDS encoding GNAT family N-acetyltransferase produces MSDRNFNPFPVLKTDRLTLRQLVSSDDNEIFALRSNETVNKYLGRKPAKSANDAKAFIQTIHENIQKNDSIYWAITLNGTDKLIGTICLFDFSEDNLKAETGYELLPDFQGKGIMQEAFSKVIDFAIQHVGLKSIEAYTHSENQHSIRLLEKFNFKKNSTEGNFITYKLTCED; encoded by the coding sequence ATGAGCGACAGAAATTTTAATCCGTTTCCAGTTCTGAAAACCGACAGGCTTACGTTGAGGCAACTTGTAAGCAGCGATGACAATGAAATATTTGCTTTGCGTTCAAACGAAACCGTAAACAAATATCTCGGCAGGAAGCCTGCAAAATCAGCGAATGATGCAAAGGCTTTTATTCAGACTATTCATGAAAATATCCAAAAGAACGATTCCATTTATTGGGCAATCACGTTGAACGGAACAGATAAATTAATTGGAACAATCTGCTTATTTGATTTTTCGGAAGATAATCTGAAAGCAGAAACCGGATATGAATTGTTACCGGATTTTCAGGGAAAAGGAATAATGCAGGAAGCATTTTCAAAAGTGATAGATTTTGCAATTCAACACGTCGGGCTAAAATCAATAGAAGCATATACACATTCTGAAAATCAACATTCAATAAGGCTTTTGGAAAAATTTAATTTTAAAAAGAATAGCACGGAAGGAAATTTTATCACATACAAATTGACCTGTGAAGATTAA
- a CDS encoding ABC-F family ATP-binding cassette domain-containing protein — translation MISARNITLAYGKRVLFDEVNINFVKGNCYGVIGANGAGKSTFLKILSGEIEPTKGSVEITPGERLSFLKQNQFEFDNETVLNTVLMGHKKMWDVMHEKDAIYMNPDATEDDFMHASHLEAEFGEMGGYEAESNAGAFLSGLGIKEDMHQTLMKDIPSNMKVRVLLAQALFGNPDILLLDEPTNGLDIETIGWLENFLADYENIVLVVSHDRHFLDAVCTHVADVDRQKIKVYTGNYSFWYESSQLAARQLADKNKKMEDKRKDLLDFIARFSANASKSKQATSRKKALEKLTIEEIEPSNRRYPGIIFQPLREVGNQILNVENLKKTVEGNVLFDKVTFDIKKGEKIAFISRNPLAVSYFFDVLNEEAQADSGKYEWGTTITKAYLPIENGKYFKEGLPLLDWLRQFVPPHVTDADEPFLRGFFGKMLFSGDDLSKKTNVLSGGEKVRCMVSRMMLQNPNVIVLDQPTNHLDLESIQAFNDSCVNFPGVVLFTSHDHTFMQTVANRIIELTPKGIIDRLMTFDEYLEDTRVKALREEMYN, via the coding sequence ATGATTAGTGCAAGAAATATTACGCTTGCTTACGGCAAGCGGGTTTTATTCGACGAAGTAAATATCAATTTTGTAAAAGGAAATTGCTACGGTGTTATCGGTGCAAACGGCGCGGGTAAATCCACCTTCCTTAAAATCCTAAGCGGCGAAATAGAGCCGACCAAAGGCTCCGTAGAAATTACGCCCGGCGAAAGGTTGTCTTTCTTAAAACAAAACCAATTCGAGTTTGACAATGAAACAGTGTTAAACACCGTGTTGATGGGACACAAAAAAATGTGGGACGTCATGCACGAGAAAGACGCTATTTATATGAATCCCGATGCAACGGAAGACGACTTCATGCACGCAAGCCATCTCGAAGCGGAGTTTGGCGAAATGGGCGGCTATGAGGCGGAAAGCAATGCCGGCGCGTTTTTGAGCGGATTGGGCATTAAAGAAGATATGCACCAAACACTGATGAAAGATATTCCGTCGAACATGAAAGTGCGCGTATTGTTGGCACAGGCATTGTTTGGCAATCCCGATATTTTGTTGTTGGATGAACCTACGAACGGTTTGGATATAGAAACCATTGGCTGGCTGGAAAATTTCCTTGCCGATTATGAAAATATCGTATTGGTAGTTTCTCACGACCGCCACTTTCTCGATGCCGTGTGTACACACGTTGCTGATGTGGACAGGCAGAAAATTAAAGTTTATACAGGTAATTATTCATTCTGGTACGAAAGTTCTCAATTGGCTGCGCGGCAGTTGGCAGATAAGAATAAGAAGATGGAAGACAAGCGTAAAGACTTGCTGGACTTCATCGCACGTTTTAGCGCGAACGCTTCAAAATCCAAGCAGGCGACGTCGCGTAAAAAAGCTTTGGAAAAACTCACAATTGAAGAAATTGAACCATCGAACAGACGCTATCCGGGCATTATTTTTCAACCGTTGCGGGAAGTGGGCAACCAGATTTTGAATGTAGAAAATCTGAAAAAAACGGTGGAAGGAAATGTGTTGTTCGATAAAGTAACATTCGATATTAAGAAAGGCGAAAAAATTGCCTTCATCAGCCGCAACCCGCTCGCAGTCTCCTATTTCTTCGATGTTCTGAATGAAGAAGCACAAGCCGATAGCGGAAAATATGAATGGGGAACAACTATTACCAAAGCGTACCTTCCTATCGAAAACGGAAAATATTTTAAAGAAGGATTGCCTTTACTGGATTGGTTAAGACAATTTGTTCCACCGCACGTAACCGATGCGGACGAACCATTTTTGCGCGGTTTCTTTGGCAAGATGTTGTTCTCCGGCGACGACCTTTCGAAGAAAACAAATGTACTGAGCGGTGGCGAAAAAGTACGTTGCATGGTCAGCCGCATGATGCTGCAAAACCCAAACGTAATTGTGCTTGACCAACCGACAAACCACCTGGATTTGGAAAGCATTCAGGCGTTCAACGACAGTTGTGTAAACTTTCCCGGCGTGGTATTGTTCACTTCGCACGACCATACGTTTATGCAGACCGTTGCCAACCGCATCATAGAATTAACGCCTAAAGGCATCATCGACAGGCTAATGACATTTGATGAATATCTTGAAGACACGCGCGTAAAGGCTTTGCGCGAAGAGATGTATAATTAA
- the glgP gene encoding alpha-glucan family phosphorylase: protein MNLRTASKYAASNNSFAIASSSYQKYFFYLRLDYSNNNMSNFNFNGVYPISEKYQKKVAYFSMEFAIHQPLKIYSGGLGFLSGSHMRSAYELGQNIIGIGILWKYGYYDQNRNADQTMQTSWLEKTYSFLEDTGIKFTIKIHDADVWVKALYLNPKTFRTAPIFLLTTDLPENDYVSQTITHRLYDANEATKLAQYILLGVGGATLLDKINFDAEKYHLNEAHALPAAFYLLNKYKDVQKLKEKLVFTTHTPEEAGNEKHNIYLCQKMSYFCGLSIDEVRRLTGITEDSFNHSLVALRFASKANAVSKLHGEVSRKMWGKYEGICDIISITNAQNWTYWADKQMYRAFNEGDDYIMDDRKKYLKKRAFEIVADQTGKIFDPNIFTIVWARRFAGYKRADLLLQDEAKFQQLISNTKYPVQIIFAGKPYPLDYSAIGTFDRLVNESKKYKNIAVLVGYELTLSKRLKQAADVWLNNPRVPREASGTSGMTASMNGAVNFSTDDGWIPEFINHGHNGFVVPKADYANMHIHEQDEYDVETIYKILETEILPTYYDRFDTWRQIMKNAMRDVRFQFDSNRMASEYYDLLYR from the coding sequence ATGAACTTGCGAACAGCATCAAAATATGCTGCTTCAAACAACAGTTTCGCAATAGCTTCATCTTCCTATCAAAAATATTTTTTCTATCTTCGGCTCGATTATTCAAACAACAATATGAGCAATTTTAATTTTAACGGAGTTTACCCCATCAGCGAAAAATATCAAAAGAAAGTCGCATACTTTTCAATGGAATTTGCTATTCATCAGCCTTTAAAAATTTATAGCGGCGGACTCGGATTTCTCTCCGGCTCACACATGCGCAGTGCGTACGAGCTTGGTCAAAATATAATTGGCATCGGTATTCTGTGGAAGTACGGTTATTACGACCAAAATCGTAATGCAGACCAAACCATGCAAACTTCATGGCTGGAAAAAACATATTCTTTTCTCGAAGATACAGGCATTAAATTCACGATAAAAATACACGATGCAGATGTTTGGGTAAAAGCCTTATATCTCAATCCGAAAACGTTCAGAACTGCGCCTATATTTCTACTCACAACCGATTTGCCCGAGAACGATTATGTTTCTCAAACTATCACGCATCGTTTGTACGATGCCAACGAAGCCACAAAACTGGCGCAATATATTTTGCTCGGCGTGGGCGGCGCAACGTTGCTGGACAAAATAAATTTTGATGCGGAAAAATATCATCTCAATGAAGCACACGCTTTGCCGGCGGCTTTTTATTTACTGAACAAATATAAAGATGTTCAAAAACTGAAAGAAAAGCTGGTATTCACAACGCATACCCCGGAAGAAGCAGGCAATGAAAAACATAACATCTATCTCTGCCAGAAAATGTCTTACTTCTGCGGTTTGAGCATTGATGAAGTAAGAAGATTAACCGGTATTACCGAAGATTCGTTCAATCATTCGCTCGTCGCATTGCGCTTCGCATCCAAAGCAAACGCCGTATCTAAACTTCATGGCGAAGTCTCAAGAAAAATGTGGGGAAAATACGAAGGCATTTGCGACATCATTTCTATTACCAATGCGCAAAACTGGACATACTGGGCTGACAAACAAATGTACCGTGCCTTCAACGAAGGCGATGATTATATCATGGACGACAGAAAAAAATATTTAAAGAAACGTGCTTTTGAAATAGTTGCCGACCAAACAGGGAAAATATTTGACCCGAATATATTTACCATCGTTTGGGCGCGCCGTTTTGCAGGCTACAAGCGCGCCGACTTATTGCTGCAAGATGAAGCAAAATTTCAACAACTGATTAGCAATACAAAATATCCCGTTCAAATCATCTTTGCCGGGAAGCCGTATCCACTCGATTATTCAGCAATCGGCACTTTCGACAGGCTCGTCAATGAAAGCAAAAAATATAAAAATATTGCAGTACTTGTAGGCTATGAACTCACATTGAGCAAACGCCTGAAACAAGCTGCTGACGTTTGGTTGAACAATCCGCGTGTACCGCGCGAAGCATCCGGCACAAGCGGAATGACGGCTTCTATGAACGGTGCTGTTAATTTCTCAACCGACGACGGCTGGATTCCCGAGTTCATCAATCACGGGCACAATGGCTTTGTAGTTCCAAAAGCTGATTATGCAAATATGCACATCCACGAACAGGATGAATATGATGTAGAAACAATATATAAAATTCTGGAAACCGAAATACTTCCGACTTATTACGACAGATTCGATACCTGGAGACAGATTATGAAAAACGCAATGCGCGACGTACGTTTCCAATTTGACAGCAACCGCATGGCAAGCGAATATTACGATTTGCTGTATCGTTAA
- a CDS encoding GlsB/YeaQ/YmgE family stress response membrane protein, producing MGIISWIIFGLIAGAIAKALRPGSDPGGWIITIIIGIVGSVIGGFIGNLIGWGSVNGWNFRSFVLSVVGGIILLWIYHVVRKKA from the coding sequence ATGGGCATCATTTCATGGATTATTTTTGGTTTGATTGCGGGAGCAATTGCCAAAGCTTTACGTCCCGGCTCAGATCCCGGCGGCTGGATTATTACTATTATCATTGGCATAGTAGGCAGTGTTATCGGCGGATTCATTGGCAACCTGATTGGCTGGGGCAGCGTGAACGGCTGGAATTTCAGGAGTTTTGTATTATCGGTTGTAGGCGGTATTATTCTTTTGTGGATTTACCATGTAGTGCGCAAAAAAGCCTGA